In one window of Frigoriglobus tundricola DNA:
- a CDS encoding beta strand repeat-containing protein, whose protein sequence is MEPRVVPASILSVGNATFSLAAGAAGFQVTRTGDLTPAVGIGYSVTDGTATSGTNYTSSAPTGVLDFASGQTTATIPLSILTTNFSGASRGFTVDLTGVVATFGPPAAFAAQRTFTVGVHPFSVVEADLNGDGRPDLVVANFGSNTVSVLLNTTAPGAAIASFAAQQTFATGNGPFTVTVANVNGDGRPDFVVANSGSSTVSVLLNTTAAGATTASFAAQQTFATGAGPVSVTAADVNGDGRPDLIVADEGANEVSVLMNTTAPGAATATFAAQQTFATGGAPRAVTAADVNGDGRPDLIVADYGSAAVSVLLNTTAPGAATASYAAGASFATGTSPSSVAVADLNGDGRADIVVANYGSASVSVLLNTTAPGAAAPSFAAQQTLATGNGPRFVAAADVNGDGRPDLVVANYNSFNLSVLLNTTPPGAATLSFAAQQTFLTGNGPFSIALGDLNGDGRPDIAVANYTSGNVGVLLNTTSHTESTTAGVPSPTFTAAATPATDMAPSSVAVADLNGDGLPDLIVANFTSGTVSVFVNTTAPGFDTSTFAAEQTFAVASSPSSVAVADVNGDGRPDLVVTHEGNSTVSVLLGTTAPGSGTISFAAPQTFATGGAPDSVAVADVNGDGKPDLIVANLGSNTVSVLLNTTAAGSLTAGFAAQQTFATGRRPYSVEFADLNGDGKPDLVVVNEGSATVSVLLNTTAPGATTSAFAAQQTFAVGADSRTMTIADLNGDGRPDLIAVSYASEAVSVLVNTTAAGATTATFAAQQTFATGTGPRAVAAADVNGDGKIDLVVANLGSGTASVLLNTTTPGAATATFAAQQTFATGNIPYAVVTADVNGDGRPDIIVANQYANTLSVLMSVEAVVGTSPATGTIASAPIVQSIVLTDPNPSTAATVDFTVTFSHAVSGVVAGNFVLSGTATVGAGIGTPATTDGGTTWTVPVTTAGTGTLGLTLGTRTGIDDSSGNQLYNTTSDDGSTFTAVVGPQYTIEAGTATAVGSSVDPSTYGQSVTFTATVSDTSAGGVPTGSVDFYNGTSLLGAGTAPSGTGNAATSTFTIATLPAGSYAITAVFTATGAFVGSASPDVTQTVNPAPLTITADDQTKVYGAAVPPLTASYTGFVNGDTAANLTTTAVLTTTATAGSTVAGNPYAITASGAVDGNYTISYVPGALSVTAAPLTITADNQTKVYGAAVPPLTASYTGFVNGDTAASLTTPPALATTATSSSPGGSYVITVSGAADSNYAFAYAAGTLTVAGPPLSPPPAPVRPLIVVGAGAGGLPEVKVYDAATGALEFDFLAFDAGFRGGVTVASGDVNGDGVADIIVGAGPGAGPAVAVFSGVTGALLSEFYAFDAGFRGGVTVAAGDVYGTGAAEIVVGAGPGAGPAVAVFSGVTGALLSEFYAFDAGFRGGVTVAAGDVYGTAAAEVVVGAGPRRAGPAVAVFSGVTVRCCPSSTRSTRVSGAG, encoded by the coding sequence ATGGAACCGCGCGTGGTGCCGGCGTCGATTCTGTCCGTCGGAAACGCCACGTTCAGTCTGGCCGCCGGGGCCGCCGGCTTCCAAGTCACCCGCACCGGCGACCTGACACCGGCCGTCGGTATCGGCTATTCCGTCACGGACGGCACGGCGACCAGCGGCACGAACTACACTTCTTCTGCCCCGACTGGGGTTCTGGATTTCGCATCCGGCCAGACCACGGCCACAATTCCGCTCTCAATTCTCACGACTAATTTTAGCGGAGCCAGCCGGGGGTTCACGGTCGACTTGACCGGGGTCGTTGCCACCTTCGGCCCGCCCGCCGCCTTCGCCGCACAACGCACCTTCACGGTGGGCGTCCACCCCTTTTCAGTCGTGGAAGCCGACCTGAACGGCGACGGGCGCCCCGACCTCGTTGTCGCTAACTTCGGGTCCAACACGGTTTCGGTGCTGCTGAACACCACGGCGCCGGGCGCCGCCATCGCCAGCTTCGCCGCCCAGCAGACCTTCGCCACGGGCAACGGACCTTTTACCGTGACGGTCGCGAACGTGAACGGCGACGGCCGGCCCGACTTCGTCGTTGCCAACTCGGGTTCGAGTACCGTGTCGGTGCTACTGAACACCACGGCAGCCGGCGCCACTACCGCCAGCTTCGCCGCCCAGCAGACCTTCGCCACCGGCGCCGGACCCGTTTCCGTGACGGCAGCGGACGTGAACGGCGACGGCCGGCCCGACCTCATTGTCGCCGACGAAGGGGCCAACGAGGTGTCGGTGCTGATGAACACGACGGCCCCGGGCGCCGCCACTGCCACTTTCGCCGCCCAGCAGACCTTCGCCACCGGCGGCGCGCCCCGCGCGGTGACCGCTGCGGACGTAAACGGCGATGGCCGGCCCGATCTGATCGTCGCCGACTACGGGTCCGCGGCGGTGTCGGTGCTGCTGAACACGACGGCCCCGGGCGCCGCGACCGCCAGTTACGCCGCCGGTGCCTCGTTTGCCACCGGCACGAGTCCCTCTTCCGTGGCCGTGGCGGACCTGAACGGGGACGGCCGAGCGGACATCGTCGTCGCCAACTACGGCTCCGCCTCCGTATCGGTGCTGCTGAACACGACGGCCCCGGGCGCCGCCGCACCCAGCTTCGCCGCCCAACAAACGCTCGCCACCGGCAACGGGCCCCGGTTTGTGGCAGCGGCGGACGTGAACGGCGACGGCCGGCCCGACCTCGTCGTCGCCAACTATAACTCGTTCAATCTGTCGGTTCTGCTGAACACGACGCCCCCGGGCGCCGCGACCCTGAGTTTCGCCGCGCAGCAGACGTTCCTCACCGGCAACGGGCCGTTTTCGATCGCGCTGGGGGATCTGAACGGCGACGGCCGGCCCGACATCGCCGTCGCGAATTACACCTCCGGCAACGTGGGCGTGCTGCTCAACACCACGTCCCACACCGAATCGACAACGGCCGGCGTGCCTTCGCCCACGTTCACCGCGGCCGCCACACCGGCCACTGACATGGCGCCCTCTTCGGTGGCGGTTGCGGACTTGAACGGCGACGGTCTCCCCGACCTCATCGTCGCCAACTTCACCTCCGGCACGGTGTCGGTGTTCGTGAACACGACCGCGCCGGGTTTCGACACGTCGACGTTCGCTGCCGAGCAGACCTTCGCCGTTGCCAGCTCGCCCTCTTCGGTGGCGGTTGCGGATGTGAACGGCGACGGCCGGCCCGACCTCGTCGTGACGCACGAAGGCAACTCCACCGTGTCGGTGCTGCTGGGCACGACGGCCCCGGGCTCCGGCACGATCAGTTTCGCCGCTCCGCAGACCTTCGCAACGGGCGGCGCTCCCGATTCCGTGGCGGTGGCGGACGTGAACGGTGATGGCAAGCCCGACCTCATCGTCGCCAACCTCGGTTCCAACACGGTATCGGTGCTGCTCAACACGACAGCGGCGGGTTCTCTCACCGCCGGTTTCGCCGCGCAGCAGACCTTCGCCACCGGGCGCCGGCCGTATTCGGTCGAGTTCGCGGACCTCAACGGCGACGGCAAGCCCGACCTCGTCGTGGTCAACGAAGGATCGGCCACGGTGTCGGTCCTGCTGAACACGACGGCCCCGGGTGCCACCACCTCCGCTTTCGCCGCCCAGCAGACCTTTGCCGTCGGCGCCGATTCGCGCACGATGACGATCGCAGACCTGAACGGCGACGGCCGGCCCGACCTCATCGCCGTCAGCTACGCCTCCGAAGCCGTGTCGGTTCTCGTGAACACGACGGCGGCGGGTGCGACGACGGCCACCTTCGCCGCCCAACAGACCTTCGCCACCGGCACCGGCCCCCGTGCGGTAGCGGCCGCGGACGTGAACGGTGACGGCAAGATCGACCTCGTCGTCGCCAACCTCGGCTCCGGCACGGCGTCGGTGCTGCTGAACACCACGACGCCGGGGGCCGCCACCGCCACCTTCGCCGCCCAACAGACCTTCGCCACGGGTAACATCCCCTATGCGGTGGTAACCGCGGACGTCAACGGGGACGGGCGGCCCGACATCATCGTCGCCAACCAGTACGCCAACACGCTGTCGGTGCTGATGAGCGTGGAAGCGGTCGTCGGCACCAGTCCCGCCACCGGCACGATCGCGAGCGCCCCGATCGTCCAATCGATCGTCCTGACGGACCCCAACCCCAGCACCGCGGCGACGGTGGACTTCACGGTCACGTTCAGCCACGCGGTTAGTGGGGTCGTGGCCGGCAACTTCGTCCTCAGCGGCACCGCCACGGTCGGCGCCGGCATCGGGACGCCCGCGACCACCGACGGTGGCACCACCTGGACCGTGCCCGTGACCACCGCCGGCACCGGCACCCTCGGCCTCACGCTCGGCACCCGGACGGGAATCGACGATAGCAGCGGCAATCAACTGTACAACACCACGAGCGACGACGGTTCGACCTTCACCGCCGTCGTCGGCCCGCAATACACCATTGAGGCCGGTACGGCGACCGCCGTCGGCTCGTCGGTCGATCCGTCGACCTACGGCCAATCGGTCACCTTCACGGCGACCGTCAGCGACACCAGTGCCGGTGGGGTCCCGACCGGCAGCGTGGACTTCTATAACGGTACGAGCTTGCTCGGGGCCGGAACCGCCCCCAGCGGCACGGGGAACGCCGCGACCTCGACGTTCACGATCGCCACGTTGCCGGCCGGAAGTTATGCGATCACCGCCGTCTTCACCGCGACCGGAGCATTTGTCGGCAGCGCATCGCCCGACGTGACCCAGACCGTCAACCCGGCGCCACTGACGATCACGGCCGACGACCAGACCAAGGTGTACGGCGCGGCGGTGCCGCCGCTGACGGCCAGTTACACGGGCTTCGTCAACGGGGACACCGCGGCGAATCTGACCACGACGGCCGTACTGACGACGACGGCCACCGCCGGCAGTACGGTCGCGGGCAACCCGTACGCCATCACTGCCAGCGGTGCCGTGGACGGGAATTACACGATCTCGTACGTGCCCGGCGCCCTCAGCGTCACCGCCGCGCCGCTGACGATCACGGCCGACAACCAGACCAAGGTGTACGGCGCGGCGGTGCCGCCGCTGACGGCCAGCTACACGGGCTTCGTCAACGGCGACACCGCGGCCAGCCTGACCACGCCGCCTGCACTGGCAACGACGGCCACCTCCAGTAGCCCCGGCGGCTCGTACGTCATTACCGTCAGCGGGGCGGCAGATTCCAATTACGCCTTCGCGTACGCCGCCGGCACCCTCACCGTCGCGGGGCCGCCCCTGAGCCCGCCTCCGGCGCCCGTGCGCCCGTTGATCGTGGTGGGCGCGGGCGCGGGTGGGCTCCCCGAGGTCAAGGTCTATGACGCGGCCACCGGCGCTCTCGAGTTCGATTTCCTCGCCTTCGACGCCGGTTTCCGGGGCGGGGTGACGGTGGCGAGCGGCGACGTCAATGGTGACGGCGTGGCCGACATTATCGTGGGGGCCGGGCCGGGGGCCGGCCCGGCCGTCGCGGTGTTCAGCGGCGTGACGGGTGCGCTGTTGTCCGAGTTCTACGCGTTCGACGCGGGTTTCCGGGGCGGGGTGACGGTGGCCGCCGGGGACGTGTACGGCACCGGGGCGGCGGAGATCGTCGTGGGGGCCGGGCCGGGCGCCGGCCCGGCCGTCGCGGTGTTCAGCGGCGTGACGGGTGCGCTGTTGTCCGAGTTCTACGCGTTCGACGCGGGTTTCCGGGGCGGGGTGACGGTGGCCGCCGGGGACGTGTACGGCACCGCGGCGGCGGAGGTCGTCGTGGGGGCCGGGCCGCGCCGCGCCGGCCCGGCCGTCGCGGTGTTCAGCGGCGTGACGGTGCGCTGTTGTCCGAGTTCTACGCGTTCGACGCGGGTTTCCGGGGCGGGGTGA
- a CDS encoding sigma-70 family RNA polymerase sigma factor, whose translation MTQPDGVARDCVRTWLGVAALAGWTDRQLLDRFVAGGGSAETAFAALVARHGPMVLRACRTVLRDRHDAEDAFQATFLVLAQRGASLWLRESLGPWLHRVASRAAIRLRDASVRRCRHECRAAVERAGSQPTSGDLGDLGMVLHAELDRLPERFRGPVVLCDLEGRTHEEAAAQLGYPVGTVKSRLSRARERLRIRLERRGILPTAGGLGVLLAAQSAPAMPRALSTAVIGAARRVATNRGFAGTGPATIVELAEGVVRTMTRSKIAIRAAVLVMCTIATAGVVALAAARPAPPPVTRTAPVTTPVFSRAPVPADPVPKGLLPFQGIWKVDLCDSATNGFGATPGEAQKGRWAVKGDAITWSRDGEEWAMTLRVDSTKKPMEIDLAYRSGPFKDEKCLGMYEWGGIDGKTLMISIQDPGAKAPRPKAIEMQGKTSLIFLRKTEAVAPKK comes from the coding sequence GTGACACAACCGGACGGGGTAGCACGCGACTGCGTCAGGACGTGGCTCGGGGTTGCCGCACTGGCCGGGTGGACAGACCGCCAGTTGCTCGACCGCTTCGTGGCCGGCGGAGGGTCCGCCGAGACCGCCTTCGCGGCCCTGGTCGCCCGCCACGGCCCGATGGTTCTGCGCGCCTGCCGCACCGTCCTTCGGGACCGGCACGATGCCGAGGACGCGTTCCAGGCCACCTTCCTCGTGCTCGCCCAGCGGGGCGCGAGTCTCTGGCTCCGGGAGTCGCTCGGCCCGTGGCTTCACCGGGTCGCTTCCCGAGCGGCGATTCGACTCCGGGATGCTTCCGTTCGGAGGTGCCGGCACGAGTGTCGGGCCGCGGTCGAGCGCGCCGGTTCTCAACCGACGAGTGGGGACCTCGGCGACCTCGGCATGGTCCTACACGCGGAACTCGACCGACTCCCGGAACGCTTCCGAGGCCCGGTCGTGCTCTGCGACCTGGAAGGCCGCACTCATGAAGAGGCGGCGGCGCAACTCGGGTATCCGGTCGGCACCGTGAAGAGTCGCCTCAGCCGCGCCCGCGAGCGCTTGCGAATACGGCTCGAGCGCCGCGGTATCCTCCCGACCGCCGGCGGGCTTGGCGTCCTGCTCGCGGCACAGTCCGCACCGGCGATGCCCCGGGCACTGTCAACCGCGGTGATCGGGGCCGCGCGTCGGGTCGCAACGAATCGCGGATTCGCGGGAACGGGTCCGGCGACAATCGTCGAACTGGCAGAAGGGGTAGTGAGGACTATGACACGTTCCAAGATCGCCATCCGCGCTGCGGTGCTGGTGATGTGCACGATCGCCACAGCCGGGGTGGTCGCACTGGCCGCGGCCCGTCCGGCACCCCCACCCGTAACGAGAACGGCTCCCGTCACCACCCCGGTATTTTCCCGGGCACCGGTGCCGGCAGATCCCGTCCCCAAGGGGCTTCTGCCCTTCCAGGGCATCTGGAAGGTGGATCTGTGCGACTCCGCGACAAACGGCTTCGGTGCCACTCCGGGGGAGGCCCAGAAGGGGCGGTGGGCCGTCAAGGGAGACGCGATCACATGGAGCCGCGATGGGGAGGAGTGGGCAATGACCCTACGCGTCGATTCCACCAAGAAGCCGATGGAGATCGACCTCGCTTATCGGAGCGGCCCGTTCAAGGATGAGAAGTGTCTGGGCATGTACGAGTGGGGAGGGATCGACGGGAAGACCCTCATGATCTCCATTCAAGATCCGGGAGCAAAGGCCCCTCGGCCGAAGGCCATCGAGATGCAAGGCAAGACCTCGCTGATTTTCCTCCGCAAGACCGAAGCGGTTGCCCCCAAGAAGTAA
- a CDS encoding transposase domain-containing protein: MGGQTAAVLYSVVGTCKHLGIDPFAYLRDALPGWFALGEKTTEPLLEWLPDRWLLNRARNQPIRDVNVG; this comes from the coding sequence GTGGGCGGTCAGACGGCGGCGGTACTGTACTCGGTGGTCGGGACCTGCAAGCATTTGGGGATCGACCCGTTCGCGTACCTGCGGGACGCGCTGCCGGGTTGGTTCGCGTTGGGCGAGAAGACGACCGAGCCGTTGTTGGAGTGGCTCCCGGATCGCTGGCTGTTAAACCGTGCGCGGAACCAACCCATCCGAGACGTGAACGTCGGGTAA
- a CDS encoding TIGR03032 family protein: protein MSEPIPDPISGPDPWLVVTSSRHFPAWLAAERISLAVTTYQTGKLILIGLHPDGRLSVHERTFNRCMGLWGDGQSLWMSSQYQLWRFENVLMPGGRHDGYDRLYVPRVGHTTGDLDVHDIAVEAGGRVVFVNTRFGCLATLSPRDSFAPLWRPAFLSKLAAEDRCHLNGLALAAGRVRYVTAVGTSDAADGWRERRRDGGVVIDVTDNRVVVAGLSMPHSPRVYRDRLWLLNSGTGHFGSTDPVRGTFEPLTFCPGYLRGLAFSGDYAVTGLSRPRHDKTFSGLPLDDALSSRGCEARCGLQVIDLRSGDIAHWVRIEGLVSELYDVVVLPGVVRPMALGFKTDEIERLLTVGAANVL from the coding sequence ATGTCCGAACCCATTCCCGATCCGATTTCCGGCCCCGACCCCTGGCTCGTCGTCACCTCGTCGCGCCACTTCCCGGCGTGGCTGGCCGCCGAACGCATCAGTTTGGCCGTGACGACGTATCAGACCGGTAAGTTGATCCTGATCGGCCTTCATCCGGATGGTCGGTTGTCGGTCCACGAGCGCACGTTCAACCGCTGCATGGGCCTGTGGGGGGACGGACAATCCCTCTGGATGAGTTCCCAATATCAACTCTGGCGGTTCGAAAACGTCCTCATGCCCGGAGGCCGCCACGACGGGTACGACCGCCTCTACGTCCCGAGGGTCGGTCACACGACCGGCGATCTGGACGTCCACGACATCGCCGTCGAGGCCGGTGGCCGGGTGGTGTTCGTCAACACCCGATTCGGCTGCCTGGCAACGCTGAGCCCGCGCGACAGCTTCGCCCCGCTCTGGCGCCCGGCCTTCTTGAGCAAGCTCGCGGCCGAGGACCGCTGCCACCTCAACGGCTTGGCTCTGGCCGCCGGGCGCGTGCGCTACGTAACCGCCGTCGGCACCAGCGACGCGGCCGACGGCTGGCGCGAGCGGCGGCGCGACGGGGGCGTGGTGATTGACGTGACGGACAACCGGGTCGTCGTCGCGGGCCTCTCGATGCCACATTCGCCCCGCGTCTACCGCGACCGGTTGTGGCTGCTCAACTCCGGCACCGGCCACTTCGGCAGCACCGACCCGGTCCGCGGCACGTTCGAGCCGCTAACATTCTGTCCCGGATACCTGCGTGGTCTGGCCTTTTCGGGCGATTACGCCGTGACGGGCCTGTCGCGCCCGCGACACGATAAAACCTTCAGCGGCTTGCCCCTGGACGACGCCTTATCCTCCAGGGGGTGCGAAGCGCGGTGCGGCCTCCAGGTTATCGATCTGCGAAGCGGAGACATCGCCCACTGGGTGCGCATTGAGGGTCTGGTGAGTGAGCTTTACGACGTGGTGGTGCTCCCGGGCGTCGTGCGACCCATGGCACTGGGGTTCAAGACCGATGAGATCGAGCGCCTGCTCACCGTCGGCGCCGCGAACGTCCTGTGA
- a CDS encoding FG-GAP-like repeat-containing protein, whose product MSEFYAFDAGFRGGVTVAAGDVYGTAAAEIVVGAGPGAGPAVAVYSGAGTLLNAFFAFDPLFTGGVTVAAGDVTGDGRADLVVGAGPGAGPAVAEYSGTDLTLLDAFFAYDPRFTGGVCVG is encoded by the coding sequence TTGTCCGAGTTCTACGCGTTCGACGCGGGTTTCCGGGGCGGGGTGACGGTGGCCGCCGGGGACGTGTACGGCACCGCGGCGGCGGAGATCGTCGTGGGGGCCGGGCCGGGGGCCGGACCGGCCGTCGCGGTGTACAGCGGCGCCGGCACGCTACTGAACGCGTTCTTCGCGTTCGATCCGCTGTTCACCGGTGGGGTGACGGTGGCCGCCGGGGACGTCACCGGTGACGGCCGGGCCGACCTCGTCGTGGGGGCCGGGCCGGGCGCCGGACCGGCCGTCGCGGAATACAGCGGAACCGACCTAACGCTCCTGGACGCGTTCTTCGCCTACGACCCGCGGTTCACCGGCGGCGTCTGCGTGGGTTGA
- a CDS encoding SDR family oxidoreductase, translating into MGPRDGTLLTGVTGFLGRYLLRDMLAAGHRIAVLVRPDRTRTAEERVRDVLEFARGTAGVPLAAPTVIVGDLREPGLGLSRADQGWLSRNCGRVLHSAASLSFGRTADGEPHATNTIATRRLAERAEAWGVRAFHHVSTAFVCGDRDGPVLESDGDRGQGFHNDYELSKHSAELALRTSPALRTTVYRPSVIVGDSRTGHTSSYHGPYRFLNLANRLAQAGNTPGRRWLPLRLPFEGSEFRNLVPVDWVSGAITRIIGRPALHGRTYHLTAARPTTVRDIKDVAVEELGLDGVELAGRVPRPSALERAFLDGLQEYWPYLGSDPSFDCRNTLAALPDLPAPRVDREALRRLVRFAVRDDWGRGRRRTSLRGSLDCGDYIERYFPDAVARSPLARFAVEAALGFDIRGAGGGRWLCRIGGGRVLQVTRGSNERSDVEYQMGVDTFAAVVSGRESPQAAFFGRRIEIAGSIEKGLKLATLFGQFVRDFPYPAACPQE; encoded by the coding sequence ATGGGGCCACGGGACGGGACTCTGCTGACCGGGGTGACCGGTTTTCTCGGCCGCTACTTGCTGCGCGACATGCTCGCCGCGGGGCACCGAATTGCCGTCCTCGTTCGACCGGATCGGACCCGAACGGCCGAGGAGCGCGTTCGGGACGTGTTGGAGTTCGCCCGCGGGACCGCCGGGGTGCCGCTGGCCGCGCCGACAGTCATTGTGGGCGACCTCCGCGAGCCGGGACTCGGACTGAGCCGGGCCGATCAGGGCTGGCTTTCCCGGAACTGTGGCCGCGTACTGCACTCGGCGGCGAGCCTGTCGTTCGGCCGAACCGCGGACGGTGAGCCGCACGCAACCAACACGATCGCGACCCGCCGGCTCGCCGAACGCGCCGAGGCCTGGGGCGTTCGCGCGTTTCATCACGTCTCGACCGCGTTCGTGTGCGGCGACCGCGACGGACCGGTCCTCGAATCGGACGGCGACCGCGGCCAGGGTTTCCACAACGATTACGAACTGAGTAAGCACTCGGCCGAACTCGCCCTCCGCACATCGCCGGCGTTGCGCACGACCGTGTACCGACCGTCCGTCATTGTCGGCGACAGCCGAACGGGTCACACCAGCTCGTACCACGGCCCCTACCGCTTTCTGAACCTGGCGAACCGCCTCGCACAAGCGGGCAACACACCGGGCCGGCGCTGGCTCCCGCTCCGACTGCCGTTCGAGGGGAGCGAGTTCCGCAACCTCGTTCCCGTTGACTGGGTCTCGGGCGCGATCACCCGGATCATCGGCCGTCCGGCCCTCCACGGCCGCACGTACCACCTCACCGCCGCGCGCCCGACGACGGTTCGCGACATCAAGGATGTAGCCGTCGAAGAACTGGGGTTGGACGGCGTCGAGTTGGCCGGACGGGTGCCCCGCCCCAGCGCGCTCGAGCGCGCCTTCCTCGACGGGCTCCAGGAATACTGGCCGTACCTGGGCAGCGACCCGTCATTCGATTGTCGGAACACGCTCGCCGCGCTGCCGGACCTCCCCGCTCCGCGCGTGGATCGCGAAGCGCTCCGCCGGTTGGTCCGGTTCGCCGTTCGGGACGACTGGGGGCGCGGGCGCCGCCGGACGTCGCTAAGGGGTTCACTCGACTGCGGCGACTACATCGAGCGGTACTTCCCGGACGCCGTCGCCCGTTCGCCCCTTGCGCGGTTCGCCGTCGAGGCCGCGCTGGGGTTCGACATCCGCGGTGCGGGGGGCGGGCGGTGGCTGTGCCGCATCGGCGGCGGTCGCGTCCTGCAGGTGACGCGCGGTTCGAACGAACGATCCGACGTCGAGTACCAGATGGGCGTGGACACGTTCGCGGCGGTGGTGTCCGGGCGGGAAAGCCCGCAAGCGGCGTTCTTCGGCCGGCGCATCGAGATCGCCGGGAGCATCGAGAAGGGGCTGAAACTGGCCACGCTGTTCGGCCAGTTCGTGCGCGACTTCCCCTACCCCGCCGCGTGCCCCCAGGAATAA
- a CDS encoding sigma-70 family RNA polymerase sigma factor yields the protein MPTDAELLLAYLTGDQGAFGDLVYRHEAMVFGVCTRVLRSRHDAEDAFQATFFVLARRAADVRPPEHIARWLYGVARRTALKARSRRARRRQVEALAGMIPHPTEAEVRVPESLWKILDEEVARLPGRLLSPFVLCDLEGMTYRDAARQLGLPEGTLSNRLAAARQHLAVWLARRGVVLPAAGLTAVLSPSTVMAVPPALAASTVDVVSAGGPLSPLAEGVVRNMAITKTLKALAALVAVIGSALVGWSALAAREGGKELKKLEGEWTVVRAEQSGKQAPDDDLKKMKVTFTGGNMTIDTGARQEVCAVAVDATTKPKGIDFRPLKLNNGQVDRGIYELKGDELTLCWGGEKTPGGRTEEFKTTKDGGQRLLVLKRTRAKDPKDPQSPKVDTSGSDPKKQLKTAPPQEVSKDAEKLLVWAVQQAKANNKRVMLVVGTKACIPCRQLNGLFDDLEPILDRHLILVKLDLDIEKANVVHERLRKTDLDGGGNAFLPWMIILNDAGEPLAKSGKQVIGNKDAVTGLPHGKDEDRRYFVKMLRTSCPDMTDDELSRVYDAATALHRRIWGDKGSYSSGK from the coding sequence ATGCCGACCGATGCGGAACTTCTTCTCGCATACCTCACGGGAGATCAGGGGGCCTTTGGCGACCTCGTATACCGCCACGAGGCGATGGTGTTCGGCGTCTGCACGCGCGTGCTCCGCTCCCGCCACGATGCCGAGGACGCGTTCCAGGCCACCTTCTTCGTGCTCGCACGGCGTGCCGCCGACGTGCGGCCGCCCGAGCACATCGCCCGCTGGCTTTACGGGGTCGCCCGCCGGACCGCACTGAAAGCGAGGAGCCGCCGGGCGCGCCGGCGACAGGTCGAGGCCCTGGCCGGCATGATCCCGCACCCGACCGAGGCCGAGGTCCGGGTTCCCGAGTCCCTGTGGAAGATTCTGGACGAGGAGGTGGCCCGCCTGCCCGGTCGCCTGTTGTCACCATTCGTCCTGTGCGACCTTGAGGGGATGACGTATCGGGACGCGGCCCGACAACTCGGGTTGCCCGAGGGCACGTTATCCAATCGACTCGCGGCCGCCCGCCAGCACCTGGCGGTCTGGCTCGCCCGGCGCGGCGTCGTACTTCCCGCCGCCGGGCTAACGGCCGTGCTGTCACCGTCCACGGTCATGGCCGTCCCGCCGGCACTCGCCGCTTCCACGGTGGACGTGGTCAGTGCCGGTGGCCCCCTGTCCCCCCTTGCTGAAGGAGTGGTACGAAACATGGCGATCACTAAAACCCTGAAGGCCCTCGCCGCACTCGTCGCGGTGATCGGGTCGGCACTTGTCGGCTGGTCCGCCCTCGCCGCCCGCGAAGGGGGCAAGGAACTGAAGAAGCTCGAGGGCGAGTGGACGGTTGTCCGCGCCGAGCAGAGCGGAAAGCAAGCACCAGACGACGACCTCAAGAAGATGAAGGTCACCTTCACGGGCGGGAACATGACCATCGACACGGGCGCCCGTCAGGAGGTGTGCGCGGTGGCCGTCGATGCAACTACGAAGCCCAAGGGCATCGACTTCCGCCCTCTCAAACTCAACAACGGGCAGGTGGACCGGGGGATCTACGAACTCAAGGGCGACGAGTTGACACTCTGCTGGGGCGGAGAAAAGACGCCCGGCGGTCGCACCGAAGAGTTCAAGACCACGAAAGATGGCGGCCAGCGGTTACTCGTCCTCAAACGAACGAGAGCGAAGGACCCCAAGGATCCCCAAAGCCCCAAGGTTGATACGAGCGGCTCAGACCCAAAGAAGCAGTTGAAAACCGCACCGCCTCAGGAAGTGAGCAAAGATGCGGAAAAGCTGTTGGTGTGGGCGGTTCAGCAAGCCAAGGCGAACAACAAGCGCGTCATGCTTGTTGTCGGGACGAAGGCATGCATTCCGTGTCGACAACTCAATGGGCTCTTCGACGACCTCGAGCCGATTCTCGACAGGCACTTGATACTCGTCAAACTCGATTTGGATATCGAGAAGGCCAACGTAGTGCATGAGCGCCTCCGCAAAACGGACCTTGATGGAGGAGGGAACGCATTCCTGCCCTGGATGATCATCCTGAACGACGCGGGTGAGCCGCTCGCCAAATCGGGAAAACAAGTAATCGGCAATAAAGATGCCGTGACCGGCCTGCCACATGGCAAGGATGAGGACCGACGTTACTTTGTCAAAATGCTGCGCACATCTTGCCCCGACATGACCGACGACGAATTGTCACGCGTCTATGATGCGGCCACGGCGCTCCATAGACGGATCTGGGGCGACAAAGGTTCTTACTCAAGTGGCAAATAA